From the Triticum urartu cultivar G1812 chromosome 4, Tu2.1, whole genome shotgun sequence genome, the window TATTTCTGTACTGAAATCAATATTGAAATATTAAAGTGGATAATCACAATACTGAATTTTAGTATCGAAATTAGTAATATACAACTCAGCCGGGTCATCATGGTGCTGTTTTTCAGTATTGAAATATTAACCTGGTTAATCTCAATGCTATATTTTAGTACCGAAATTAGTGATATAGAATTGAGTCATGCGTTCATCTAGCTGTTTTTCAGTACTGAAATCAATACTGCAATATTTACATGGATAATCGCAGTACCGAATATTAGTAACAAATTTGTGATATACAGCTAAGTCTTGTGATCATCGTTTTGTTTTAGATAAGCAATGACGGCCAGTCGAAACTAGCTACTCCCAATACATTTTGTTGGGACAAAGTCACATCATGTTTTAACCCTGTGTGGGGCATTAGAAACAAACATAACATTGGCATCCGTCGGGAACACAAGTAGCAACATTACTGACACTGTGCCCGTTCCATTCGTTGCAACGCGATTTGCATACATCCAAGTTACAGTCACCCTTGTCGATTATTGGTCTGCATTTACCCGCCGTCACTTTCACGGCCACATCTGTGGAAGTAATTAACAAATACAAAAATCAGTAGGTTGCGATGGATCAACTACATCCATGGTTATACTAATATTGAACTTGGTAAGAGTACATGCATAGACATACAACATTAGATGAAAATAACTTCTATGAAGAATTAATGTACCTGGGGACAGAACCACGAGAGTGACAGCTAGGACTAGGAGGAACATGCAGCGGGTCCTCATGATTGGTGGAAAACTTTGCAAGTTACAGTGCTGATATGGTGAGCTTTGAATCCGATCGAAGAAGTTTTGGTGTGTGCCTAACTCGGGTGGATGGCAAGGGTTTATATAGGAGGCTCATGCTTATCTTCTCTCAAAATATTAATTGTGTTATAACTGCCAAAGCAAAGATAAGGTTGGACAAATTAATGTACCAGACCTTTTTGATATAGCTTACCAGGTTTACGGCTTGGTTAATTAATGCACGGAGTCTTTTTCAGATGGCTTACCATGTTTACTGCTCCATAAATTAATGTACCAAGTCTTTCTGAGGTAGTTTATTACGTTCGTCCGGTGGTAAATTGTTGAAAGTGTGCCCTAGAGAAAATAATAATGTATTATTTCATTTTCATCTTCATAATTAATGTCCATACTTTTATGCTATAACTGAAATGGTTCTTGCATGTGAGATTAAGAGGAAAACTCAATTACATGTGTTCAAACATACACACGAAGTAGTTCATGTTGCATGATGATCTTGTTTTCCTGATCATAGGACGTTGTTAAAGTAACAAAGATTCCATCAACATTGAGAGCATGTTGCTAGCAAAACAATGGTATTGGATAGACCTAACCCATATTTTCATCTTCATAATTAATGTCTATACGTTTATGCTATAACTGAAATGGTTCTTGAATGTGAGATTAAGAGGAAAACTCAGTTACATGTGTTGAAACATACACACGAAGTAGTTCATGTTGCATGATGATCTTGTTTTCCTGATCATAGGACGTTGTTAAAGTAACAAAGATTCCATCAACATTGAGAGCATGTTGCTAGAAAAACAATGGTATTGGATAGACCTAACCCATGATATATTATGAGATCACATAGTCACTTAGTTATCAGTAAATCATGTCAAGTGTTAACGTATACTCACGTCCTTAGATCAGGAGAATGGTGTTTACCTTCAGGCCAGAATATTATTTTGGGGTTGTTGAACATTACCCGTAAATGGGTAATCGCAACGATAACATTTAGGTACATCAGAAAAGTATGTGTAAGAACTCGATAATTCGATACTAGAATTTCCTCCTCCAACGATGGAGAGATTCTCTCCGGCCCTCTCAGTGTTATGGTATCCACCATCTTCTGTCCATACACAAACGTGATACGATGACGGAGAAATCGAAATACGAAAAATGATACTTTCAGCCTGCAGTTGGTCTCACACACACTATGACTAAAGAATATCTATGTCTTTCTTCATCATGTATATGAGTTTTGCTTCCGTGCACCCTCCTTCAAAAATTTGCACAAATCTTAAAGTTACTTAAGAAAAGGCTATCACCATATCAGCTTGCAGCTCGAGGATATTGAATAGATTGATTTGGATTGAAAAGAATACATATTATCCTTGATTGAAGGGGTATTTTCTAATCGCCATTTTTAGCCCGCATCAGAATCCGTAAACTTTTCAACGGGTGTATGGAAGCAAAGTTCCATCATCATATATAAAAGAAAAGAAGGGAATCTGGCGTTCATAATGACGGCAGCATTTGGCTTCAAGCTGCAGATTAATTAACGGTGAAAAAAAAACATCAGCCTGACGGGCCGACAGAACATTACGACCCTAAGTAACACAGTAAAATGTTTGTCTTTTTGCAAGTAAATACAGTAATAAGTTATTAAACACGATAGACAAGGCGCAAGGTATGGGAACAAGTGAATCCATGGCGTTTCTTGGCTTGTGGCCGTTGAGGAGGACGGAGAGTTTTTTTTgcaaaaaggaaaagaaagatgaagacGGAGAGATGTGCGCGCGGTCCGGCACGTAGTatttttgagcatcagtacagacacaagcgctcatatacacgtgcatacattcacccctatgaacgcacgcacgcacacccTACCTCTATGAGCATCTCTGAGAGATTGAGCCGGCATAttatcttgagatttacgaagtcaccgtagacgcctcatcgtcgacgggaacgtctcctcccactgaaagcgcatcgccggaaaacctgaaataaattcaaaaatactgcgagcaccaggatttgaaccctggtgggttggggataccactgtccacctaaccaactcaaccacaggttgattcgccGGTCCGGCACGTAGTAGCACATGTGCGTACGTGTCCACTGTGCAGCTTGTACGGCATTGTACTACTATACTATACGTACAACAAACAAAACGACGGTGAGATGAGATCGATCATCGAGGGTGAGCTAACTGATCCAGCCCAGACAAAACAACATGGGCTTAATTAGGCTCAAACAGTCGCaagtaataataataatgattGATTAACAAGAAGACGATTTGTTTAAGCAAAGCTGGTGGCCATGATCGAATGAGCTTGTGCACAAGGCCACAAGCCATGCATGCACAGGCACGCACCAGACATGTGTTGGGCAGATCCAAACCGGAGGCGGTTGCGGCATGCACATGCACGAGCCGGTGACTCAGCAgcatgcatgcaacatgatgCAGGTGCCGGCCCCATGCATATATATTTTCTTCCCCGCAAAAGAAAAAAGATAATAAAATTACGAAGAGGTCTCCAAGCTGCACAACGCGCTCGTGCCTTTTGGTATGTGGTATATTCCATCCGGATCCATACCGTGCAGGTAGGTGCACAGTACACGTATCATTTCAGTCACTCGCAGCTCCAGTGCCCAGTGCTGCACGGCACTGGTGCACACGTTGCGACCGGTGCGTCCGTACGCTGTTGCGGCAGCGGATAACTGGGTCGCCTGCGCTCGTGCGCCCCCCGTGCCTCAAGTCGATAGATAGACGTTGCGAGGCTGCAGGATTCAGGATAGATAGCCGCCACCGACCGCATAGTGGGTGTTGCCGGGAGCCATTTGAACGAAGGTGACAACGAGTTTATTATACCTCTGCGCTGCGGTACATTACATTACATGCACGCAACTTTTGGCAGTGGCGAGGGATAGGGCCGTTTAATTGGCGATATTCGGCAAAGGTGGCAATGCCTTTTCAACCGCACCGGGGCTACCACCTGGATGGACCTCGAGTCCTGGACGGCTAGCTAATTAACCTGGGCGCTGGAGATCGAGTGTCATTGACACGTAGTACGCACGTTGGGCGCTTGGGCTCCATGTGGCATTGCCTGCCTTTTCGAGTGCCATTGAGGACAAGTATGCTGGGCACTTGGGCACCATGGGTTGGTACAACTTTTGGATGGAATGATTGGTGTGCGAAACATAACATTGACCACCTAACCTATGCGATGCACACATCTTAGCTGTGTTACAAATTGTGCTGTTGTGCACAACATGATAATCCGCGGAAAAAACTTCACGCCCACGCCCCCGTTAATTAGGATGTGCATTTGATCGATCAACATATTACCCGCTCCTTTCTAACGTACCCCTTCTATTCCAAAATAAGTGCTGATGGCTTATTGCAACTTTGTACTAAACTTATATTAAACCAGCGACATTTATTTAGAACGGATGGAGTATATTGGTCTTCTCGAACGGATTTAAATCTCATCTGGATGAGAATTACTAAAGTCTCATCAAACTCCCTCTCTCAAAAGTCAAATTTCGTATGGTTGACCCAGCAAACCACTGGGCCCTTTAAAAATCGATTGAGGGTTAATTCACTTGGATGGACGCGGGCATACCCTTTTAGCAGTGGCGATCATAGGACGGTTTAATTTGTGATATTCATCAAAAGTGACAATTGCCTTTTCCATCAAGAGTTCCTCTATTATTCACTCCATTCCAATGTAGGTTAGTTCTTTAATTAAAAGTCAAACATTTCTATGGTTGGCCAAGTAAACCTACCACCCCTCTAAAATGTCTCGAGTGTTCGCCTGGAAGGGCGAGCATTCCATTGCACAATTCCAACCTGAACTGGAAAATTGCACTTGGGAAGAAGCTTGATGGTCAATGTCATCATGGACATCGACCGGTTTTGCAAAGCTCTTTATATGAAAAATGGACGTGGCTCCAACGGAACAATCCTTGGTTGGTTGGCCACTGTAGCGTGGCCCTGAGCTGCCTTGCAACGTGACTTGATGTGtgtttagagcatctccaacagccgcgcgTAAAAAACCTGTTTGCCGCTCGCGCTTCGGCTGGTTTTGCGCGCCCGCCTGCGCTGGCTCCAGCAGCCGCGCTATAATGCAGCGCGCGCGCGCCGCTCCAGCAGAGCGCAAAAATACAGCGCGCGCGCCGCACAAACCACATATACATGAGCAAAAATGATGAAACAAACAAAATAAATCAACAATAAATAGTTTAATTTCGTTATCATTACAACTCAAACAAATAGTTTATCATTCAGTACAACAAATGCAATAAACACAACAAATAGTTCATGAACAATACAATGTCGAATGCAGATATCATCATGCTCTTTGTCGTCCATGCCATGCCCACCACTCTTCAATCAAATCATTCTGAAGTTCATTGTGCGTTGCTTGACGCCGAATGGCATGATAGGAGGCAATAAAACGGGCTATCCTTTCAGCCCTCCGTCGCACTCGCACCGGATATCCCAATAGCTCATACTGTGAGTAGTCTAAATCTTGGCCACGCTcattctcgatgatcatgttgtgcatgatcacacaagcgtgCATGATGTACCAAAACATTTTTTGATCCCAAAATCTAGCCGGTCCTCTCACAATAGCAAATTGGGCTTGCAAAATCCCAAATGCTCTCTCCACATCTTTTCTAGCCGCCGCATGAGTATTGTGGAAGTCAAGATTTTTCTTACCTTCCGGCTTTTTCAACGGCTTCACGAAGGTTTGCCACTTTGGATAGATGCCATCCGCTAGATAATAGCCATAGTTGTACGTACGGCCATTTGCTGCAAACTGCACCGGTGGCAACTCACCGTTTGCAATCTTATTCATCAGTGGTGACCGGTTGACAACATTGATGTCATTCAAAGATCCAGGCATTCCAAAGAATGCATGCCAAATCCAAGCCTCCTGATCGGCCACCGCTTCAAGGATTATAGTGGAACCCTTTTTTTGGCCGTGGAATTGCCCATGCCATGCCTTTGGACAATTCTTCCAACTCCAATGCATACAATCTATTGAGCCAAGCATGCCAGGAAAACCGCGAGCTTTGTTCATCGCCAATAGCCTTGCGACGTCTTCAGCATTGGGAGATCTCAAATACTCCTCGCCAAACACTTGCATAATTCCCTCTGCAAAGCGCTTGACACACATGATGGCTTGGCTCTCACCCATAGCCAAGTGATCATCAACAAGATCAACCGGTATACCGTATGCCAACATACGCAAAGCGGCTGTCACCTTCTGAAAGGTGCTATGCCCGAGCTCTCCGGCGGCATTCCTCCTTTGCTGAAAAAAACGGTCATGGCTCGCTAGTTTCTCTACAATGCGCCTGAACAACTTGGTGCTCATCCTAAAACGGCGACGAAAATATGACTCGGGGTATATGGGATTCTCCGCAAAATAATGCCTGATCAATCTGTTGTGGGCATCGATCCTGTCCCTCCAAATTTTCTGCCGACCCATAACCGAACCACCGTGCTTCGGTTTTTTTATATGCATAGCTAGGATCATTGCAAGatcttcttcctcttcaatatcaaATTCTTCTTCGGAAGAATCATACGACGAACTCATCTACAATGTTCAATACAATACTATAAAAACTACAATTCAAAACATGCATCAAATTCATGAAGTTTGAGCAATACATACCTTGTAGGCGTTTTGTCAAACACCTTGCGGGCGCGGCGCGGCAGCGAGCGCTCGGGCGCTGTTCCTCGGACGACGGAGGCGCGCGAGGGCCGGTGGGACTAGGAGGGGATGGGGCGGAAGCGCGGGCGCGCGGGGATAGGCCGGGGAAGCCTGAACGGTCGCCGGgggcacgggcggcggcggcggcggcgcgaccGGACGGGGGGTGGAAGTGGGAGAGGAAGTGCGGGCGCGAGCGCTGGAGTGTGCCGCGCGCTGCAGCGGGCGCCCGAAATACATCGCGCGGCTAAGTGTTTTCGATCGCGCGCCCAACCCGTTATAGCGCGCGCGCCGTTTTTGCGCGCCCGCTGGAGCGACCCGCCGCGTTGCGCGCGCGCTAAAACGGCCTAATTTGCGGCGCGACGCTAGTttagcgcggctgttggagatgctcttagtccATGCCTCGACGACCATCTTGTTCGATGACGAAAAGCGTACCAAGTTATATCATAATTGGTGGCGTGAGGTGCTCGTTTAAATATACATGTGCTGTTTAGAGAAATCATGTAAATGTACacttttctctctttttctaaTTGAAACTCTGTTTTCCTCATGTTTGTTTTCAACCGTGTAGTTTTCGATTGGGGGTTGTTTTATCCGAGCATATTGTTACTCTCGGGATCGATTTGTTTAGTTGACAATGATATTCGTACGAGACAGGTTCTGCAATTTCTTTTACATATTAGTTCATTCTGATGGCGATTAGCTAAATCAAGGGAGTAGTTGCCGATCAAGAAACACTAGTACCTGAAGATTTGATATATTCTCTGGGTGTAACTAGATCTCAGCTGATTGAGATTTAACCAATTCTTAGTCAAGTGATAGAACatataaaaaagaagaagaaaaataaagtGGAAATTTTACACAAATCTTCACGTACGAATAACATTGGTTGAGGCTTGGTTCGATTGAGATTTAGCAATCCCGGTATGCTTCATGTAAGAATAGGGTTTTCGTATCTATTTTTTGTTGCTGTCTTTTTAtctttttgattgttccatgaagATCCTAGGCTCACCAAGTCAAACACAAACACATGAAAAATTGTCAAATAAGTACTTAAAAAACATAAAAGCAGAGGAGAAACCGGCCGGGGGTTTGGTCGCCGCCATTTCCGGCCGTGTCGCGTCAATGCCGTTGGCCGCTGTTACTACCGGACAAGGCTCCGTGGCACCGCTCCACGTGGCGTCCACCCCCGTCCTACGTGGCCCCGGCCCCACCTCTCCCGGCCGTTGCCTCCTCCCTTTTAAACCCCCGGCGCCACCCCGCCTCCCTCTCCAGTCAGTCACCGTCCGCTCCCCGCCGTCAACCTCCCTCCCTCCAACGGTCATATCCCCATCCCCTCCATCGCTCTCACCCACAGATTTCTCCCAGATTCGATCGACCCCCGTGGCCTTTAATCACTTTCCGCTCCCAAGAAGCTTCCAGGATCGGATCCCGGCGAGGGGAGGCCAAGCTCTGCTTGCTCCAGCCATGGTGGAGATGGAGGagggggcgcggcggcgggtggTGGTGGAGGTGTGCAACGCGCGGAACCTGATGCCCAAGGACGGCCAGGGCACGGCGTGCGCCTACGCCGTCGTCGACTTCGACGGCCAGCGCCGCCGCACCGCCACGCGCCCGCGGGACCTCAACCCGCACTGGGGCGAGCGCCTCGAGTTCCCCGTCCACCACCCGGGCGCCATGGCCGACACGCTCGAGCTCAACGTCTACAACGACAAGAAGGCCGTCGCCGGCTCCGGCCGCCGCGGCGGCACCTTCCTCGGCAAGGTCAaggtcgccgccgcctccttcgcccGGGCCGGGGACGAGGCGCTCGTCTACTACCCGCTCGAGAAGCGCAGCGTCTTCTCGCAGATCAAGGGCGAGATCGGCCTCAAGATTTGGGTCGTCGACGACCCGCCGCCCGCCCCTGCTGCCCCTGCCCCCGCGCCCGAGGGGGAGAAGAAGGCCGATGATGCCGCCCCTGCGGACAAGAAGGAGCCCGCcgaagctgctgctgctgctcctgcCGCTGCCGACGAGAAGAAGCCGGACGCTGCGCCGCCCGCGGAAGAGAAGAAGGCGGAGGACGCCAaaccagaggagaagaaggcagAGGACGCGGGCAAGAAGAAGTCGCCggagaaggggaagaagaaggacGGCGACAAGCCCAAGGAGGAGGGCAAGAAGGAGGTGGCGGTGCCTCCTTCCCCGTCCAAGGCCCCGCCGCCATCGCCGTCCAAGATGCAGCTGGCCACGGCCGGGGTCGCCGGCGACCTCGAGATCCTCCCCCAGACGGCAGCCGAGCGGAGCATGGCCTCCTCGGGCGGCGGCAGCGCGTCGTACGACCTGGTGGATCGCGTGCCTTACCTGTTCGTCCGGCTCCTCAAGGCCAAGAAGAGTCAAGACGGTGGCGACAAGCAGCCGCAGCCGCTGTACGCGCAGCTCTGCATCGGCGCCCACGCCGTGCGGACCCGAGCCGCCACGCACGCCGGCGAGTGGGACCAGGTCTTCGCGTTCCACAAGGCCAGCCTCACCGCCTCCTCGCTGGAGGTCACCGTGCACGAGGAAGCCAAGAAGCCGGAGAAGGAGGGCGAGGCCGCCCCGCCGGACGCGCACCTCGGCTTCGTCTCCTTCGACCTGCAGGAGGTGCCCAAGCGGTCGCCGCCGGACAGCGCGCTCGCGCCGCAGTGGTACACCCTGGAGGGGCACGCGGAGGACGGCGCCCCGGCGTGCGACGTGATGCTCGCCGTGTGGGTCGGCACGCAGGTCGACGAGGCGTTCCAGGAAGCGTGGCAGTCCGACTCCGGCGGCAACCTGGTGCACACCCGCTCCAAGGCGTACCTATCCCCCAAGCTGTGGTACCTCCGGCTCAGCGTCATCCAGGCGCAGGACCTGCGCCTGCCGTCGCCGCCGGACGCCGCCAAGGCCAAGCAGCAGTTCGGGCCCACGTTCCCGGAGCTGTACGTCAAGGCGCAGCTCGGCGCGCAGGTGTTCAAGACCGGCCGCATCGCGCtcggcagcgccgccgccggggCGTCCAACCCGAGCTGGAACGAGGACCTGCTCTTCGTCGCCGCCGAGCCCTTCGACCCTTTCCTTACCGTCGCCGTGGAGGACGTCTTCTCCGGGCAGCCGGTCGGGCAGGCGCGCGTGCCGCTCTCCACCGTGCACCGCCGCTCCGACGACCGGGTCGAGCCGCCCTCGCGCTGGCTCAACCTGTGCGGCGACGAGGCCCGGCCCTACGCCGGCCGGGTGCACGTCCGCGTCTGCCTGGAGGGCGGCTACCACGTGCTGGACGAGGCGGCGAACGTGGCCAGCGACGTGCGCGCCGCGTCCAAGCAGCTGTCCAAGCCGCCGGTGGGCATGCTGGAGGTGGGCGTCCGCGGCGCGTCCAACCTGGTGCCCATGAAGATCGCCAAGGACGGCGCCAGCGGCTCCACCGACGCGTACGTGGTGCTCAAGTACGGCCCAAAGTGGGCGCGCACGCGCACCATCCTCGACCAGTTCAACCCGCGCTGGAACGAGCAGTACGCCTGGGACGTCTTCGACCCCTGCACCGTGCTCTCCATCGCCGTCTTCGACAACGCCAGGTACAAGATGGTGGACGCCGGGAAGCCGCCGCCAAAGGACGCCCGCATCGGCAAGCTCCGCATCCGGCTCTCGACGCTGGACACCAACCGGGTCTACTCCATCAACTACGCGCTCACGGCGGTGCACCCGATCGGCGTGCGCAAGATGGGCGAGCTAGAGCTCGCCATCCGCTTCACCTGCCCGTCctggctcacgctgatgcaggcGTACGGCAGCCCGCTGCTGCCGCGCATGCACTACGTCAAGCCGCTGGGCCCGGCGCAGCAGGACGTGCTGCGCCACACCGCCATGCGCATCGTGTCGGGCCGCCTCGCGCGCTCCGAGCCGCCGCTGGGGCCGGAGGTGGTGCAGTACATGCTGGACACGGACACGCACGCCTGGAGCATGCGCCGGAGCAAGGCCAACTGGTTCCGCGTCGTCGGCTGCCTCTCCCACGTCGCCACCGCCGTCAGGTGGGGCCATCGGGTGCGCACCTGGGAGCACTCGCCCACCACCGTGCTCGTGCACATGCTGCTCGTCGCCGTCGTGCTCTGCCCGGAGATGATCCTCCCCACCGTCTGCCTCTACCTCTTCCTCGTCCTGCTCTGGCGCTACCGCTGGCGCCCCCGCCAGCCCGCCGGCATGGACCCGCGCCTCTCCCACGTCGACAGCGTCAGCCCCGACGAGCTGGACGAGGAGTTCGACGGCCTCCCCTCGGCCCGCCCCGCCGACGTGGTGCGGGCGCGCTACGACCGGCTGCGCGCCGTGGCCGGGCGCGCGCAGACGCTGCTGGGCGACGTGGCCGCGCAGGGGGAGCGCGTGGAGGCGCTGCTGTCGTGGCGCGACCCGCGCGCG encodes:
- the LOC125550182 gene encoding FT-interacting protein 3-like — encoded protein: MVEMEEGARRRVVVEVCNARNLMPKDGQGTACAYAVVDFDGQRRRTATRPRDLNPHWGERLEFPVHHPGAMADTLELNVYNDKKAVAGSGRRGGTFLGKVKVAAASFARAGDEALVYYPLEKRSVFSQIKGEIGLKIWVVDDPPPAPAAPAPAPEGEKKADDAAPADKKEPAEAAAAAPAAADEKKPDAAPPAEEKKAEDAKPEEKKAEDAGKKKSPEKGKKKDGDKPKEEGKKEVAVPPSPSKAPPPSPSKMQLATAGVAGDLEILPQTAAERSMASSGGGSASYDLVDRVPYLFVRLLKAKKSQDGGDKQPQPLYAQLCIGAHAVRTRAATHAGEWDQVFAFHKASLTASSLEVTVHEEAKKPEKEGEAAPPDAHLGFVSFDLQEVPKRSPPDSALAPQWYTLEGHAEDGAPACDVMLAVWVGTQVDEAFQEAWQSDSGGNLVHTRSKAYLSPKLWYLRLSVIQAQDLRLPSPPDAAKAKQQFGPTFPELYVKAQLGAQVFKTGRIALGSAAAGASNPSWNEDLLFVAAEPFDPFLTVAVEDVFSGQPVGQARVPLSTVHRRSDDRVEPPSRWLNLCGDEARPYAGRVHVRVCLEGGYHVLDEAANVASDVRAASKQLSKPPVGMLEVGVRGASNLVPMKIAKDGASGSTDAYVVLKYGPKWARTRTILDQFNPRWNEQYAWDVFDPCTVLSIAVFDNARYKMVDAGKPPPKDARIGKLRIRLSTLDTNRVYSINYALTAVHPIGVRKMGELELAIRFTCPSWLTLMQAYGSPLLPRMHYVKPLGPAQQDVLRHTAMRIVSGRLARSEPPLGPEVVQYMLDTDTHAWSMRRSKANWFRVVGCLSHVATAVRWGHRVRTWEHSPTTVLVHMLLVAVVLCPEMILPTVCLYLFLVLLWRYRWRPRQPAGMDPRLSHVDSVSPDELDEEFDGLPSARPADVVRARYDRLRAVAGRAQTLLGDVAAQGERVEALLSWRDPRATGVFAVACLLAALVLYAVPFKALLLGMGFFYLRHPRFRGDMPSAGFNFFRRLPSLSDRVL